Part of the Megalopta genalis isolate 19385.01 chromosome 6, iyMegGena1_principal, whole genome shotgun sequence genome, CCTCGGAATATACCGGCAGATACTGTTCATCGGTGTCCGAAAAGATTCTTATGGATTGGCACAGGCCTCGTATCGATAAATTGATCGCTAGCGGTATCGACATATTGGCGATGGAAACGATACCTTGTAAACGAGAAGCAGAAGCTCTGGTTACTCTGCTGAAAGAATATCCAAATACCAAAGCATGGTTGTCCTTTTCTTGTCGCGACGATGGACAGAGTATAGCAGACGGGTCTAGTTTCCATGATGTTGTAACGGAATGTTATAAAAAAGCTTCACCAGGACAAATTTTAGCAATTGGCGTTAATTGTATCGCACCACAGAACGTGACACCTTTGTTGAAGGTAGTCAACGGAAATCGTAAGAAAAATCTCATGCCATTGGTAGTATATCCCAATAGCGGTGACAAATATACAGTGGAATCCGGCTGGATTCAAAAGCAAGGGGGATACACTTTACATCAATTTGTACACGAATGGTTGAATCTGGGTGTTGAATATGTAGGTGGTTGTTGTAGGACAAATGCCGAAGACATCAAGAAAATATGGGCAGAGGTGAACACCTGGCAGGGCAAC contains:
- the LOC117218880 gene encoding betaine-homocysteine S-methyltransferase — protein: MSTTIKVLDGGFSTQLATHVGDIIDGDPLWTARFLVTNPNAIISTHLDFLNAGAGIILTNTYQASIDGFSKYIGLTEEESLNLFCKAVDYAKEAVNLYKRETKAEGKEIVNENPLIAGSVGPYGACLHDASEYTGRYCSSVSEKILMDWHRPRIDKLIASGIDILAMETIPCKREAEALVTLLKEYPNTKAWLSFSCRDDGQSIADGSSFHDVVTECYKKASPGQILAIGVNCIAPQNVTPLLKVVNGNRKKNLMPLVVYPNSGDKYTVESGWIQKQGGYTLHQFVHEWLNLGVEYVGGCCRTNAEDIKKIWAEVNTWQGN